The window ATTCATAAATCAttgcaggtctcactgccaccTTGTAAGCCTTCCTTTTCATCCTTGCTGCTacccttctgtcacaaatcacccctgacactcatctccacccactccacactctcttcttcacctctcttgtgcactgtctgttgctttggattcATTGACCCCAGATATGCAAACTCACCTACCTTGGTGGTAAACAGTCTAACAACCTGGAAGAAGTGACTGTGTTCATGCTGGTGGGGTTAAATGCTCAGCAAGAGGTGAAATGAGTTCTTTACAGAGAACGCTTTTCACACTAGATAAATAACAAATTCAGCTAGTCTGGATAAACACTTTGGATCATCTGAGGATTTATTGCTGGTTAAACAGTGGACAACAAGACTTTGCAGGGATTCATTAATatacagcagcattttgtaaGTGTTAGTGTGCCAACCTTAATGACATTAGTAGCCAAGCCATTATAATGTAGATCAAATATTGCATCCACAGTGAAAGTCAGATTTGTTCTTAAAGGAATCCTTTAttcataaattaataataataaaaaaaaaagctttaagttGAGTCTATTGGTGTGTAGTACAGACTTTTGATTTGcaagttttatttaatgtttaaatgtaagCAACCTTTATTTAACTCACTGTAGTACTTTGTACAAAATACATTATTTATGgattctgttttaaaattttgttgTCTGATGAGCTGACAGGGTGGAATTGTTTTTCCTATGTTAGTTCGGCTTTTTCAGCACAATACAGGAGTCATTACAGTGTTAGATGTGCTGTTTAGTGTCCTCACCCTCACACATTGTTTTTGGTCAAATAAGCAAACCCACATAACACATAGCTTAAATTTAAGACAGCAATGCTTTCTAAGAGTGGCTGTGAGTGTGAGTATGAGTTTATTTTAGCAGGGTCTTCATAACTCTTATGGAAGAGCCTCTGTAACCACCACCAAAGTGGTTCCAGTGATTCAAGTAGTGGAAGAGTTGGTAAAGCTGGTTCCTCATTGCAAATCCTGGCACTTGGGGAATCTTGCTGTGGTATGCAGAGTAAAAAGTGCTGTTGAAGCCGCCGAACATCCCTGAGATACCCAGCTCAAACTCTGAGTGGCCATAGAAGGAAGCAGGGTCAAAAGTGACTGGGCCGTCTGCATACTCTGCCACGTTTCCTCCCCATAAATCTCCATGCAGGAGAGCAGGGACAATCTCCACATCTCTGAAAAACTGAGGAATCTTCAGCTGGAAATAAGAGACACAATATGTACATTACATTGCTGACACAATCATAGGGACTTATATTTAATTTCAGACAAGGTCAAATTGAGGGTGCACCTGTAGTTGGGCCCATAGTTCTCTGGTCTGCCTGTCTCCATATGATTTCTCCACCATGTTAAGCTGGTGCTGCAGCCTCTGCTGGGAATAGAATGACACCCAGTCGCTCTGCCATTGATTGTCCTAGAGAGATAAGAAAGACGAGAAACTGTGATACTGCTGAAATTCACTCTAACGTCTTGAAGACTTGGAGACAACACATGTATAGCACAACAATACAGTACAGGTTCCCCTAGGACAGAGTCAGTATATAGAGACTTATACATAGATTTTACCTGTGGTAAATATCCACAGCATGTAACTACATGAAAGCCAAATTTTTCAACAGCAGCCATATCGGCCTGCCCCGCCCCTTTTCCTGCATACAGTCAAAAAGAGATGAGATAGTAATGAGCAGTCAGCACAAATGTAACACTTAAAATTTGACAGTAATGCATTATTTATTGATGTGTGTACATTTGTCCACATTGATGAGTACTAAGTTAAACTGAATTACCCACTGTCTGTTgctctttaatttgtttttccagttgTCTCTTGTTGTGAAGATGCAGATCAGCCATCTGCTCTCCAAGTTGCTTTGAGTACCTGCTCATTGTATTTGAAAATAAAGTATttagttaaaaaatgtttttgtacacTGCTTccaaaaatgaattaatttacCCAAATTCTACTTTAAAGtgcactaaagaaaaaaaatgcaggcgATAGCTCTCTTACTTGCTAAGACTGTTCATGTCCAGATGTTCCATCACAAATACGCAGCCTCCTGTGTCCAACTCAATCACCTTTATAGGCTTGGGGACTTTCACCGTTTCTGTCTTTAACATAGCCTCCAAACTGGCCATCTCTCCTTCAAACATCAGTTTAGCCTGTATAAATTAAAACCAGAACgttagaaaataaatatttgcatgTCCTATTCACTGAAGCCTGAACTGAGCATAGACCGAAAGCCCAGGATGAACTAACTGAATGTCATAacagttaaaagaaaagaaaaaagaaagactaataatgaaagaaagaaagactaaTAATGAAAAATACCTCGCTTTTGTGATTTATCTTCACAAACACTTTCCCAGTATCAGTGTGGTAGGTCTGGCCCTCGCTGATGCATCCACCTCCAGCACGACCCGCTGGTTTCAGCATGGTTGTCCCCAGCTCCTTCTTTAACTTAGCCTCCATAGTTGTCACCAGTCCTAGCACAATTACCGCAGGACTCAAACTGCAAACGCAGTTACAAAGTCTTTCTGACAGTTTCCGTCGCGGCAACCAACGAGGAATCTCGTTAGAAGGAGGACATTGTTTTTCTTCCGTTATGTAAATAAGAATTGAATGATAGCCAATCATAAACAAGTCTGGAGTGATTGAGTTCTACTTTGCCCAATCGTTGCCATTGATTTGCGACATTTATCCGGTCACGTGAACGTCGCCATGGTGCCAAGTGAGGCTACAGTCGGCTGCACCGTATGGGACATACGGACTGCACGCTTCGAGCTTAGCTGTGGTTCTGCAAGAAAATCGACATGAGCAGCAAAGAAACGTGTCTACTCCTCGGAGCGACCGGTGTCGGAAAGACGTTGTTGCTCAAACGTCTACAAAATATCCTTTGTGGCTATCTGAATTTCTTTGAAATAGGAGTTAAGGAAACAATACTAGAAAGCTTAACTAGCGAACTAATTTAGCCCTGTCAGCTTGCGTAGTAAAGTAGCTAAGTAACTGATGACAAGGATGTGTTTATATtggtcagctgctgttgttcacTGTGAAGTCTGACAGCGGCTGGAGGGAAAGACCTCCACAATCTCAGTATCCATTCCCCGGATATTCACGGGTGTGAGTGGAGGATGTGGAGTTTGTGCCTCCAGATGTCCATCACCAGCCCCTTGGTTTTTCCAGTGTTTATCTGGAGGCAGTTCTACTAGCAGCGCCTTCATGTAGGCATTTCACATTCAttgatttctattttttttcccccatttcctttTATTCCAGGTTACTTTATCTAGATGATTGAAAGATAAGTAATTTGGCACACAATGATTGTGTGGGACCTAACCCATATagactttaaatatttaataatatttaacGTGCCAAATCAGTggattaataaaaatgttttctctgaACTGGTGGCATGATCTTATTTGTGAGGAGACAACAGTACTCTCTTAGCTGTGACCTCACCAGGCTTACTCATAGCAGATattaaatacttatttcataACTCATAAAATATTgtacaaacatttgaaaatgtttacCTTTATAGCTGATGACGATGCTGTCTtcagtggatttttttatttttccctgaCCGATTTCATTTACAGTTGATTGTGCACAGTTTAGATGAATTAGAAACACCACCTTCAACTCTTCCCACAGTAAGTACTAATGAAAAGTTCAAGTGAGAAGTTCTCGGACACCGCATCCATGTAATTTCTCCATTTCCTTTAAACATCTGTAGGTAGGAACCAATCTGACAGACCTGAccctaaagaagaagaagaaggtgacTGTGCGAGAGCTGGGCGGCTGCATGGGGCCCATATGGCCCAGTTACTTCAAAGACTGCTCCTCTGTCATTGTATGCTCTTTTATACATACGGTTTATGTTTTCAATAGCTTTAATAAATTGAAATATTTGAGTAGATCtacctttctgtttttttctccatagTTCATGGTGGATTCAGCCAACACTGCTCAGATATCCTCCTCCTGTATACAGCTGCTGTCAGTACTCTCTGCTGAGCCTTTGAGCAATGCCTCTGTGCTTATTCTCTTCAACAAGAGGTGACACACCATACACATCAGTTCCTACAAATGACTTACCATTCTTACAGGATGTCTAGCAGGTTTAATGCAAGATGTGtgtattattttaattgtgtatCTCAGGGAAAGCTAATCATTCCATTTGgtttgtattttcatatttttttttccacagggaCATGCCTTGCATTATGAGCCTTATAGAGATAAAGTCCCTGTTCAGGATGGATGACATTGTTGCCTCTGCTACTCAGCCAATCACAATACTGGAAGCCAGTGCCCGATCTGGAGAGGGACTTAAGGAGGTTTTGAGCTGGCTGGAGTCCGTCATGGTTAAGTGATATGCATTCATCAGCtgcttcattaggtacacctgtacaaCTGTTGTTTAATGCAAATATATAGTCAGCCAATAATATGGCAGTGacctcagtgcatttaggtatgtagaGACAGTCAAGATGATTGCTGACATTCAAACCAAGAATCAGAATGggcaagaaaggtgatttaagtgactttgaatataGCACAGTTGTTGGCATCAGACCGGCTGGtctcagtatttcagaaactgctgatctactggaattTTCCCCACACATCCATCTCTAGggggtttatagagaatggtctgagagaggagaaaatatccagtgagcagcagttctctggccttgttgatgtcagaggtcagaggagctaagaacagaaaaggctgctgctggtgctgtaaTGGTGTGAGGGGTATCATTTTTGGcacagcattgtttaaacaccacagcctacctgagcacctttgggatgtggtggaacaggagattcatatGACAGACGTGCAGCcaagaaatctgcagcaactgtgtgatgtatcatgtcaatatggatcaaaatgtctgaggaatatttccagcaccttgttgaatctatgccatgaagaattaaagcattGTAGAAGACAAAGTGGGTCCAACCCAGCACTAGCAAGGTATACCtgataaagtgtctggtgaatGTACGTATATTTGTTACTTATATAATGATACTGCtttgacaaaaaaatgaaaactgttctGCCTTTTGGTCTGTGACATTaggattcattaaaaaaaaattagtttagATACTATGTTTAGGTTTTAGTGATGCACTTTTAGTGTAAGAGCGCGTATCTTTGGTACTACATTGACATGACTGTTCATAAggatgaatgagagggagaagTGGAAGTATGACAGGATTGGTAAAACATCACTGTAGGTCTTACTTTCATGCAATAGTTATTCTAGACAGATAAAGAGTGAATATGGGGGGTTCATGACTGTATTAGTCGCATGGCTGTGCACCATTTGATGAAATCCCACATCAGCCTCCGTCTGAAATAAAGTCAGCTCTTACACTTTAGATTTAACAAATACTAAAATGTGAGGAACAACTCTTAAACAACTTTATAAAGGATTTTTTACAGAACATTAGTCTCATAAGGCATGCAGTATTTACTTTGttatatctttttttctgtatttatgaaCTTGTTTACTGTGCATGTGGATTATGTTTTGATTGAGAGGAGCTGTTATTTGTGTTTCTTATagcttttttctgtgtattttgttatattttgttaaaGAGTAAATGACAGATGTTGTTGACAAAATGGGAGGAACAAATATAAGCTGTATTGCTTACATGATTGCTGTATGTGACTACAGTGATTTattaccagcagggggcgcaaacactttttttcagtCTAGAAAATGGTACTGGGTGTGTTCCTGAGTTGTCATGATTTTATTTGACATCTACTGATACCaaggaaaatgaataaatgcaagTCAATAAAGCCGTCTGAAGAATGGAACAGTGTTGTAATTATATTTGGTGAGAGTCAGTGGTTTGCAGGCAATGAATAAACAGATTCTTACATTTTCCAAGGTTGCTTAATAAGACTTCTTTGCTTATAGTCCTCCCAAACTATTATTTCATTCAGCACTTAATTTTATAATAGTAGAATGTATACACTGATTATTTTTCCACACTAGCTCTGTTCCAGCATAACATCCATATACCAGTATTGATGCGTCATTGCAGGCACTGGACAGGTGGATCTGTCTTCACAGGAGTTGGAGTATGTATGCAGTGACCACCTAAACCCATCAGACATCTTCCCACTACTTACAGCTTAGTTAATTGACAGCAAAACATTATCAGACTGCTTGTTTGTACTTTGTAGTCAGTTAGCAACAGGATATGACCTTGAAATTTTACTTGACACTAATaggttgattaaaaaaaaaaaagtgttatctGTTGTAGTCTGTTACTGCATTCAATAAAAGAAGAGCAGGATATGTTGCTGCGGTGAAGAGCAGATCCAATTTGTATCTAAGGGTTATTGTACTATACAAGAATATAAAAACAAGTCCATTCAGCTGTAGTTTGGTGTGCAGTTAGAGCAATGTTTCAAGAGCTTAATGAATTCCCATTTTTCTAAAATACTTTCTCCAGTTTAGTTTGTCCTCATAAGAAGGGGTTCTGACTGCCCTGTGCGGCCTGTGATCCCTGAGCACTGGCTGAAGAGAAGGGCAATAAAGGCTCAGGGAGGCTCACTGGCAGGTCCAGTCCAGGCTGGGTGGGGTGAGTATGTGACAAAGGGATGCTGGCACCCTGATGACTCGTAGGCAAGGGCAAGGAGGCACTGTATGGAAGAGAAGTGGCATGAGGGGCCGCCAAGGTGGAGCTGGAGCCCATTTGATTGAGACTTAGTTTTGGCTGATCTGCTTGGAATGGATTGGTGGGTGAAGGAGCACTTAGGCCTAcatcaaaagaaataaagaaaagagagaaaaggtcTGCTTTAAATGCTTATTCAAAATAGATTTACTTTTTCTGATGCTGAGCCTTGAACCTGATGAATCAGTCACTGCTTTTTGTCTCTCATGACGCTACAGTTGCAAGCACAGACTGTTCCTAAAAACTCCTCTGAGATTTAAAGGCAGGTGGCTAAAATTGAATTCTCATTCACAAGCCATGCCAtcacaaagaacaaaaagtgGATACgagcaaaaataaatgcaatacTGGGAATTTCTAGCTCTCTGCAAGTAATGCAATATATGTATGGCATGCAGTGGTATGTACAACCAGCACCTggctgatttaaaaaacaggTGTAActactgtatttccattaaGAAAGCACAATGACTGCACCTACAGTCAATAATACAATAACTACCTGATAAAAAGGGGTTCTTAGTCTTAGCTGAGGGGTTTGCTGGGATCAAGCTGTCCAAGTTCACCAAGGAAGCTGCTGAGGGGTCCAGGAAGGACTCAGGTGTCCGGCATGTTCGAGGCCTGGGGTCATTCAGGCTTTCTCGAAGGCGGGAAAGGTCAAAGAGCTCAGGACTGCCCTCTCGCCCACTAGCCCCATTTACCTGACCACCATCCATAGCGTCATCAAACGGGTCACCATCTGTCAGCAGAAAAGTAGGAAGACAGCACTCTAAGTGGGTGCGATGTACAAACACTAGAGGAAAAATAGCAGGTAATGCATCGTTTACCTGAGGGACTACCAATTCGGGGAGAAGGTTCCTTAACAGCTCCCTTAAATGCTGTTCTTTCTGATGGCGCAGCAAATGGATCAACACCTGAAGAGGGTAAAAACATGCCAGAAATGCTATCTAACTTGCTGTGGAATATATATAGCACTTCAGACAGCCATgaaacttctttttcttttttgagctACTTGTAAACAAACACACCTGTATTCACAGGCAAAGCCCATACTCGGCCTGCAGGATTGAGGTTGGAGACATTGTTTTGTGGTGCATCCCAGGGGTTGGCTGGAGGTTCCCATGGTGGGGGAGGGCTGCGTGAAGGTGGAGGTACCATCCAGGGAGAATCTGCTCTTGGGATGTTGCCGTGGCCTTCTTTAACAAGACAAAAAAGTGAGTCTGTTAGCCTGTGAGCAGTTCAGATTATtttgtagaaataaaaaaaaaaaagttttatgcaaaaacactgcgtttaaaaagaaaaaaaaaaaaattgtgatcgACTATCTTCAGATGATTCCATAACATAGTCATCTACAACAATATACCACGACTAAGCTAACACGAGGCTCACCCAGGGAGTCCCAGGTGTCTGCGGCCCCAGCACCAGCAGCTGCACGGTGTGGGGCCCTATTCCACCGATGGTCACTGGGAGGCAGATCTGTGGGTACTGCAAAAACATCTACCAGGTCCATAAAGGAAGTCTGACCACATCAACAaataaagaagagagaaaaacaatcagAGTTggttatattatattatattatattatattatattatattatattatattatattatattatattatattatactcTTTCAGTGTACTTTTGATTTTTGAGTTTGACAAGCAGGTTTGAACTTTTCATAGTCATATACTTCTATGCTTATGTTTCGTCACCCTCACTGAGGTATTTCATACCCCGCCTTTATTCTCCATTTCACGTTTGCTCTCCTCCAGAGCTTTCTGGAGCTGGGTCTCATCTCCTTGGCGGCTGAGCTGCTCCTGTTAACAGATAAAGACACATGGAAGTCTTTATGGTTGGCGTCATACTATATTTACTCAGCGATGGCACGCAGGAACAATAGATAGCTTGTTATTTTTCCTGGGCAACATATGTATGCAAGTTGCACAAACCAGAAAATTCTCTGGTCAAAGAGAGGACAGAGCAGAGCATCGCTGTGATCTCTAACAGAGCAGTTCTATTGTGCTACTGTATATGAGtgcagacagagagggaaaaaaaggggaaggGAAGAGACAAAGAGAGTGAGACAGGAAGCGGGGGGTCCAAAGGTTGCAGAGATAGTACAACAAAGTGAATGTTAtacaactttaaaaacaaacaaacagggaaaGCAAAGAAACCAGAAAGTGAGGAAATAAGTTCTATAGTTCTATAGACAGAAATAATCACAAAGAAATACTTGATGACTTAGACATCACTGACACTGATCATATATTGGCATTTATCGTGACAAGGGACTGAAACCAAATAAGTAAAATTCTCTCCTGCTCAGGCAAGCCTGAATCTGTGCTTgaaatgcagtactgtgcaaaagttttgagccttctctcaattctttatattttgctaggataatgagaaataaatacagcaagtttttgaaacgtgcaaacatacacGGAAATACAGGATTTGAGGCAAAAGCagaatttgtacaattctaaggagtttaaaagtcaatatttggtatgaccacctttaatCTTAAacatagcctgaactctcttaggcaagctttcaTGTAATTACTTTAAatagttttcaggaatagttttccaggcttcttgaaggaattTTAAAGTGATTCTTTGGATGTTATCTGGATGTTATTAAATCTACTTCAGTAacgttgaggtctgggctctggggaggccaatccatgactggcAGAGTtccattgtgtattttttctatccaggtatgcttttgctgcattggcagtgtgtttgggatcactgtcatgctgaaaaatgaagctgttgccaatcagaccctttccagatggtactgcatggtggatcaatatctgatggcacttttctgcattcataagtccatcagttttgacaagatccccaacagcACTGGCTGTaatgcagctccaaaacatgacagagcctccattgtgttttacagatggctgtagacactcactgttgtactctCTCCTGACCACCACATattcaaatttggattaatcactccataagacctgttgctacTGATTTTTGAGTCCAGTTCTTATGTCATGTGGCatgcctcagccttttctccccgtttcccttcattaagaatggcttcttgacagccacccttccactgagatcattttTGATGAAGCTTTGGTGAACAGTACATGGATCAAATGAAGGGCCGGATGCATTTCCCAggccctgtgtcaggtctttgttggattCTTAAGGTCACGGCTTTCAGATACTCTTCATCTGCATAAGatagttgtttttttggggggtttttttagaCCTTCTTTTGCCCTGGACTTGcacagtttcctcattttttgtCAGAACAAACTGCATACCATGCCAAGATATGTCAAGAAGTTT is drawn from Archocentrus centrarchus isolate MPI-CPG fArcCen1 chromosome 8, fArcCen1, whole genome shotgun sequence and contains these coding sequences:
- the fn3krp gene encoding ketosamine-3-kinase; amino-acid sequence: MIGYHSILIYITEEKQCPPSNEIPRWLPRRKLSERLCNCVCSLSPAVIVLGLVTTMEAKLKKELGTTMLKPAGRAGGGCISEGQTYHTDTGKVFVKINHKSEAKLMFEGEMASLEAMLKTETVKVPKPIKVIELDTGGCVFVMEHLDMNSLSKYSKQLGEQMADLHLHNKRQLEKQIKEQQTVGKGAGQADMAAVEKFGFHVVTCCGYLPQDNQWQSDWVSFYSQQRLQHQLNMVEKSYGDRQTRELWAQLQLKIPQFFRDVEIVPALLHGDLWGGNVAEYADGPVTFDPASFYGHSEFELGISGMFGGFNSTFYSAYHSKIPQVPGFAMRNQLYQLFHYLNHWNHFGGGYRGSSIRVMKTLLK
- the arl16 gene encoding ADP-ribosylation factor-like protein 16 isoform X2, whose amino-acid sequence is MSSKETCLLLGATGVGKTLLLKRLQKLIVHSLDELETPPSTLPTVGTNLTDLTLKKKKKFMVDSANTAQISSSCIQLLSVLSAEPLSNASVLILFNKRDMPCIMSLIEIKSLFRMDDIVASATQPITILEASARSGEGLKEVLSWLESVMVK
- the arl16 gene encoding ADP-ribosylation factor-like protein 16 isoform X1; amino-acid sequence: MSSKETCLLLGATGVGKTLLLKRLQKLIVHSLDELETPPSTLPTVGTNLTDLTLKKKKKVTVRELGGCMGPIWPSYFKDCSSVIFMVDSANTAQISSSCIQLLSVLSAEPLSNASVLILFNKRDMPCIMSLIEIKSLFRMDDIVASATQPITILEASARSGEGLKEVLSWLESVMVK
- the epn3a gene encoding epsin-3 isoform X3 → MQTSSIRRQVKNMVNNYTEAEIKVREATSNDPWGPSSSLMAEIADLTFNVVAFTEVMGMIWKRLNDHGKNWRHVYKALTLLDYLIKTGSERVARDCRDNIYSIQTLRDFQYLDRDGRDQGVNVREKSKQLVALLRDEEKLKKERTQAMKTKTRMAGVTSSLGSSSMPPPYPGYPSDDVGRCRSSPSSFRSSSSSPRLAPDLEQARPATSGEEELQLQLALAMSREESEKPAQRAPAPALDMDEESQLQLALSLSKEEHQQEQLSRQGDETQLQKALEESKREMENKGGTSFMDLVDVFAVPTDLPPSDHRWNRAPHRAAAGAGAADTWDSLEGHGNIPRADSPWMVPPPSRSPPPPWEPPANPWDAPQNNVSNLNPAGRVWALPVNTGVDPFAAPSERTAFKGAVKEPSPRIGSPSDGDPFDDAMDGGQVNGASGREGSPELFDLSRLRESLNDPRPRTCRTPESFLDPSAASLVNLDSLIPANPSAKTKNPFLSGLSAPSPTNPFQADQPKLSLNQMGSSSTLAAPHATSLPYSASLPLPTSHQGASIPLSHTHPTQPGLDLPVSLPEPLLPFSSASAQGSQAAQGSQNPFL
- the epn3a gene encoding epsin-3 isoform X1; the protein is MQTSSIRRQVKNMVNNYTEAEIKVREATSNDPWGPSSSLMAEIADLTFNVVAFTEVMGMIWKRLNDHGKNWRHVYKALTLLDYLIKTGSERVARDCRDNIYSIQTLRDFQYLDRDGRDQGVNVREKSKQLVALLRDEEKLKKERTQAMKTKTRMAGVTSSLGSSSMPPPYPGYPSDDVGRCRSSPSSFRSSSSSPRLAPDLEQARPATSGEEELQLQLALAMSREESEKPPPRVDIDEQTQLQIAMSLSKEEVHKPAQRAPAPALDMDEESQLQLALSLSKEEHQQEQLSRQGDETQLQKALEESKREMENKGGTSFMDLVDVFAVPTDLPPSDHRWNRAPHRAAAGAGAADTWDSLEGHGNIPRADSPWMVPPPSRSPPPPWEPPANPWDAPQNNVSNLNPAGRVWALPVNTGVDPFAAPSERTAFKGAVKEPSPRIGSPSDGDPFDDAMDGGQVNGASGREGSPELFDLSRLRESLNDPRPRTCRTPESFLDPSAASLVNLDSLIPANPSAKTKNPFLSGLSAPSPTNPFQADQPKLSLNQMGSSSTLAAPHATSLPYSASLPLPTSHQGASIPLSHTHPTQPGLDLPVSLPEPLLPFSSASAQGSQAAQGSQNPFL
- the epn3a gene encoding epsin-3 isoform X2: MQTSSIRRQVKNMVNNYTEAEIKVREATSNDPWGPSSSLMAEIADLTFNVVAFTEVMGMIWKRLNDHGKNWRHVYKALTLLDYLIKTGSERVARDCRDNIYSIQTLRDFQYLDRDGRDQGVNVREKSKQLVALLRDEEKLKKERTQAMKTKTRMAGVTSSLGSSSMPPPYPGYPSDDVGRCRSSPSSFRSSSSSPRLAPDLEQARPATSGEEELQLQLALAMSREESEKPPPRVDIDEQTQLQIAMSLSKEEVHKPAQRAPAPALDMDEESQLQLALSLSKEEHQQEQLSRQGDETQLQKALEESKREMENKGGTSFMDLVDVFAVPTDLPPSDHRWNRAPHRAAAGAGAADTWDSLGHGNIPRADSPWMVPPPSRSPPPPWEPPANPWDAPQNNVSNLNPAGRVWALPVNTGVDPFAAPSERTAFKGAVKEPSPRIGSPSDGDPFDDAMDGGQVNGASGREGSPELFDLSRLRESLNDPRPRTCRTPESFLDPSAASLVNLDSLIPANPSAKTKNPFLSGLSAPSPTNPFQADQPKLSLNQMGSSSTLAAPHATSLPYSASLPLPTSHQGASIPLSHTHPTQPGLDLPVSLPEPLLPFSSASAQGSQAAQGSQNPFL